CAGGGCCACGCTCCAGAGCCTGGATCAAGGGTTGGTGATCCACCCATCGCAGATCACGTTTGAACCAGACCAGCTGGAGGGGCATCGGGGGCGAAGCATTCAGGCCGTCGTGGATTCGACCCTAAACAGCCTGAAATCAGAGCTGAGAGGTGATTTTGAGATCGCGAAGTCGTTCATCCACCGATGCCAACAACTCAATGGCAAACATCGGGGCTTCCTGCACAGCAAACAAAAATTTGTCGCGATTCATCTCGATGAGACGGCAATCATTTTCCGCCTGAGCTGTGCTCAGACGTCGGTGACCGTCCATCACCAGGGCACCGGCACCAAAGACATTCCCAGCCTCAATCACCTCATAGCCCTGTTGACCGTTGTCGTTGGTCCAGGACAACCGCACGGTGCCCTCCAGCACCCCGAACATGGAGGAGCCTGGATCATCGGCACGAAAGATGATGTCACCCGCCCTGACGCTGCGAACCTCGCTCGTCTGAGCAAGCGCACGCATGGTGTCGAGAGCATTCACGGGAGAAGGGCAATCAAGGGACCGTCAAGCCGTTGTCAGTGAGAGTGCAGCACCAAAACCTCGGCGCACGTCCTCCTGTGACAGAAGTCCATCGTGGTCAAGGTCCAGTGCGTCGAAGACGGCGTCACTGCCCAGCCATTCATCCCGCGTGATGGATCCATCACCGTTCATGTCATTGAGCAGAAAGATTTCCTGCACGGCATGGCCGAACGCCTGGCCACCCTCGAGTTCAGCCAGACGATGGGCCAGCATGCTTTCAAGGGTTTCGATCGCTTTACTGAAGCCTTTGATTCCTTCCGACAACTTGTCAGTGGCCATGCGATCCGCGGCCATCATCGTTTGGAACGACTCAGCATCAACATGAATCTGAGCTTCACCGCCAGCGGGGTTGTCAGCATCGAGCTTGCGGGTGAGTGCCGCATCGCTGGACCGCAGCTGATCCAGCAGCTTGGGTGAGATCGTGAGCAGATCACAACCGGCCAGCTCAGTGATTTCATCGATGTTGCGGAAGCTGGCTCCCATCACTTCGGTGTTGTAGCCGTAAGCCTTGAAATAGTTAAAAATCCTGGTCACAGACAGAACCCCAGGATCCTCCGGACCTGGGTAGGAATCGCGCCCGGTTTCGGCCTTGTACCAATCGAGGATGCGCCCCACGAAGGGAGAAATCAGGGTGACACCGGCCTCAGCACAGGCCACGGCCTGCCCGAAACCGAACAGCAACGTGAGGTTGCAGTGGATGCCTTCTTTCTCAAGCACTTCAGCTGCTTTGATCCCTTCCCAAGTGGAGGCAATCTTGATCAGCACGCGGTCGTTGCTGATGCCCGCATCGTTGTAGAGGCGAATCAGTTTGCGGCCTTTCTCAATAGTGGCTTCGGTGTCGAAGCTCAACCGGGCATCCACCTCTGTGGACACCCGACCCGGCACGATCTTGAGGATCTCCTTTCCGAAGATCACACTGATTTCATCGAGGGCTTCACGCACGACCTGCTCAACAGGCGCGTTTTCACCCATCAGATGGCGTGAGGAGCGCAGGGCTTCATCAATCAGGCCCTGATAGGCGGGTATCTGAGCCGCTGCAAGAATCAGCGACGGATTGGTGGTGGCATCGCGGGGAGTGAACTTACGGATCGCCTCGAGATCACCGGTGTCCGCCACCACGACGGTCATTTCGGACAGCTGCTCTAGAAGAGTGGCCATGACGTTGAAGGGCTTGATCTCCGTAACGTAGAGACGATTATTTGTGCTGGCATCGGCAGATTTTCTGTTGAATTAATGCGCAGTCCGAGTGCATCAACCGGCCTTGGTTGGTATCGACCTGGAGGCACTGCTGGGTGGAATCTTCTCGATCACCAGCAATCCATCAATGATCGATTTGGCCACAGGAAGAGCCACAGTTGAGCCGTAGGCGTTGTCTCCTTTCGGCTCATCAACCACCACCAACACCACATAGCGAGGATCTTCGACGGGAAGGGTGGCCACAAAACTGCAGATCAGAGCCCCTGGCACGTACACACCATTGAGCGCCTTTTGCGCCGTCCCTGTCTTTCCACCGATCCGGTAGCCAGGGGTTTTCACCCCTTGGCCACTGCCCTGCTCAACAACCGACTCCATCCAGGCGAGCACCGTTTCGGTGACTTCAGGGTCCAACAATGGCTTTCCCTGCCGGGATCCAGGAGGTGCAAGGGCATCACCCGCTCTCAGCCCCCGGGTGATGTGCGGACTGACCAGACGTCCCCCATTCGCCAATAACGCATGAAGCTGCACCAACTTCAACGGCGTGAGCGAAAAGCCCTGACCAAAGGATGCCGTGGCAGGTTCAATCGGTTGTGAGGTGAACTGATCTTTCGTCTTGATCTGTCCGGCGACCGCTCCGGGAAGATCCGTATCTGGCCTTGCATCCAAGCCGAGTCGACTCATCCAATCCCAGTAGGTGGACGATGGAAGATTGGCCATGGCCTTGACCATGCCCACGTTGCTGGACACCTGAAGAACAGTGGCGTAATCGATCAGACCATTGGCTCGGCGGTCGTGGTTGTTGATCGGCCAACCGCCAATGGTGACCGAACCATTGTCATCAACACGACCCGATGACTGAATGGCGCCCTCCTGAAGCGCTAAGGCCAGGTTGATCGGCTTAAAGGTGGAGCCAGGCTCGTAGAGATCCTGCACAGACCACTCACGGAAACGAGCTGGCGGGAAACTCCAGTAGCTGTTGGGGTCGTACGTGGGCACTGAAGCCAGCGCCAGCAACTCACCATTGGTGACGTCCATCACGATCGCGACACCCTTCTGGGCCTTCCAGGTCTTGACCTGATCAGCAAGAGCCTTG
This region of Synechococcus sp. NOUM97013 genomic DNA includes:
- a CDS encoding Crp/Fnr family transcriptional regulator, yielding MNALDTMRALAQTSEVRSVRAGDIIFRADDPGSSMFGVLEGTVRLSWTNDNGQQGYEVIEAGNVFGAGALVMDGHRRLSTAQAENDCRLIEMNRDKFLFAVQEAPMFAIELLASVDERLRDLKITSQL
- a CDS encoding transaldolase, with protein sequence MATLLEQLSEMTVVVADTGDLEAIRKFTPRDATTNPSLILAAAQIPAYQGLIDEALRSSRHLMGENAPVEQVVREALDEISVIFGKEILKIVPGRVSTEVDARLSFDTEATIEKGRKLIRLYNDAGISNDRVLIKIASTWEGIKAAEVLEKEGIHCNLTLLFGFGQAVACAEAGVTLISPFVGRILDWYKAETGRDSYPGPEDPGVLSVTRIFNYFKAYGYNTEVMGASFRNIDEITELAGCDLLTISPKLLDQLRSSDAALTRKLDADNPAGGEAQIHVDAESFQTMMAADRMATDKLSEGIKGFSKAIETLESMLAHRLAELEGGQAFGHAVQEIFLLNDMNGDGSITRDEWLGSDAVFDALDLDHDGLLSQEDVRRGFGAALSLTTA
- a CDS encoding penicillin-binding protein 2, whose product is MGRTDQSRRTPGQRSRRRVVPLEPVPPGRMRSVFALLCLGLVGLMGRMAWLQVFQATELEARARSVQTQRTQPLGTRRPIVDRTGRLVALDEERYRLWLHPRYFNLPGDEPTLIRPPADVAARLAPLLPMSEEAILQRMGDRPSGIKLMDGLDPETATTIRAEGISGVDLESYPHRVYPQGELFANVVGFLNQDREPQAGLEQSRHQDLQRHEQARSLRRGADGTPLPDNLDAGVFFGDDLRLQLTLDARLQAVAAKALADQVKTWKAQKGVAIVMDVTNGELLALASVPTYDPNSYWSFPPARFREWSVQDLYEPGSTFKPINLALALQEGAIQSSGRVDDNGSVTIGGWPINNHDRRANGLIDYATVLQVSSNVGMVKAMANLPSSTYWDWMSRLGLDARPDTDLPGAVAGQIKTKDQFTSQPIEPATASFGQGFSLTPLKLVQLHALLANGGRLVSPHITRGLRAGDALAPPGSRQGKPLLDPEVTETVLAWMESVVEQGSGQGVKTPGYRIGGKTGTAQKALNGVYVPGALICSFVATLPVEDPRYVVLVVVDEPKGDNAYGSTVALPVAKSIIDGLLVIEKIPPSSASRSIPTKAG